Proteins encoded in a region of the Eschrichtius robustus isolate mEscRob2 chromosome 16, mEscRob2.pri, whole genome shotgun sequence genome:
- the PLOD3 gene encoding multifunctional procollagen lysine hydroxylase and glycosyltransferase LH3: MASGPGLRLLLLLLLLLSPPPEASASNRPRGSDPVNPEKLLVITVATGETEGYRRFLRSAEFFNYTVRTLGLGQEWRGGDVARTVGGGQKVRWLKKEMEKYADREDTVIMFVDSYDVILAGSPSELLKKFVQSGSRLLFSAEGFCWPEWGLAEQYPEVGTGKRFLNSGGFIGFAPAIHQIVRQWKYKDDDDDQLFYTRLYLDPGLREKLSLNLDHKSQIFQNLNGALDEVVLKFGRNRVRIRNVAYDTLPVVVHGNGPTKLQLNYLGNYVPNGWTPEGGCGFCDQDRRPLPGGQTPPRVLLAVFVEQPSPFLPRFLQRLLLLDYPPDRVTLFLHNNEVYHEPHIADSWPQLQDHFSAVKLVGPEEGLTPGEARDMAMDICRQDPKCEFYFSLDADAVISNPQTLRILIEENRKVIAPMLSRHGKLWSNFWGALSPDEYYARSEDYVELVQRKRVGVWNVPYISQAYVIRGETLRTELPQREVFSGSDTDPDMAFCKSLRDKGIFLHLSNQHEFGRLLATSRYDTDHLHPDLWQIFDNPLDWKEQYIHENYSRALEGEGFVEQPCPDVYWFPLLSEQMCDELVEEMEHYGQWSGGRHEDSRLAGGYENVPTVDIHMKQVGYEDQWLQLLRTYVGPMTESLFPGYHTKTRAVMNFVVRYRPDEQPSLRPHHDSSTFTLNVALNHKGLDYEGGGCRFLRYDCVVSSPRKGWGLLHPGRLTHYHEGLPTTRGTRYIMVSFVDP, encoded by the exons ATGGCCTCGGGCCCGGGACTCCGGCtcctgctgctactgctgctactgctgtCGCCGCCTCCTGAGGCCTCGGCTTCAAATCGTCCCCGGGGCAGCGACCCTGTCAACCCAG AGAAGCTGCTGGTGATCACCGTGGCCACAGGCGAGACAGAAGGATACCGGCGTTTCCTTCGGTCAGCGGAGTTTTTCAACTACACTGTGCGG ACCCTGGGCCTGGGACAGGAGTGGCGAGGGGGCGATGTAGCCCGAACGGTTGGTGGAGGACAGAAGGTCAGGTGGCTaaagaaggaaatggagaaataTGCAGACAGGGAAGATACGGTCATCATGTTTGTGGACAG ctACGATGTGATTCTGGCTGGCAGCCCCTCGGAGCTGCTGAAGAAGTTTGTCCAGAGTGGCAGCCGCCTGCTCTTCTCTGCAGAGGGCTTCTGCTGGCCCGAGTGGGGGCTGGCGGAGCAGTACCCTGAGGTGGGCACGGGGAAGCGCTTCCTCAACTCTGGTG gatTCATTGGCTTCGCCCCCGCTATCCACCAAATCGTCCGCCAGTGGAAGTACAAAGATGACGATGACGATCAGCTGTTCTACACTCGGCTCTATTTGGACCCAGGACTGAGG GAGAAACTCAGCCTTAATCTGGATCATAAATCGCAGATCTTTCAGAACCTCAACGGGGCTTTAG ATGAGGTGGTTTTAAAGTTTGGTCGGAATCGCGTGCGTATCCGGAATGTGGCCTATGACACACTTCCTGTTGTGGTCCATGGGAACGGCCCCACTAAG CTCCAGCTGAATTACCTGGGAAACTACGTCCCCAATGGCTGGACTCCTGAGGGAGGCTGTGGGTTCTGCGACCAGGACCGGAGGCCACTCCCGGGGGGGCAG ACTCCCCCCCGGGTGCTTCTCGCAGTGTTTGTGGAACAACCTAGCCCGTTCCTGCCCCGCTTCCTCCAGAGGCTGCTGCTCCTGGACTATCCCCCCGACAGGGTCACCCTCTTTCTGCACAACAAC GAGGTGTACCACGAGCCCCACATTGCTGACTCCTGGCCCCAGCTGCAGGACCACTTCTCAGCTGTGAAGCTGGTGGGGCCCGAGGAGGGCCTGACGCCAGGCGAGGCCAGGGACATGGCCAT GGACATTTGCCGGCAGGACCCCAAGTGTGAATTCTACTTCAGCCTGGACGCAGACGCGGTCATCAGCAACCCGCAGACCCTGCGCATCCTCATTGAAGAGAACAG GAAGGTGATAGCGCCCATGCTGTCCCGCCACGGGAAGCTGTGGTCCAATTTCTGGGGAGCCCTGAGCCCCGATGAGTACTACGCGCGCTCCGAGGACTACGTGGAGCTGGTGCAGCGGAAGCGAGT GGGCGTGTGGAATGTGCCCTACATATCCCAGGCCTATGTGATCCGCGGGGAGACCCTGAGGACGGAGCTGCCCCAGAGGGAGGTGTTCTCGGGCAGTGACACTGACCCAGACATGGCCTTCTGCAAGAGCCTGCGGGATAAG GGCATCTTTCTCCACCTCAGCAATCAGCACGAATTTGGGCGCCTCCTGGCCACTTCCCGGTATGACACAGACCACCTGCACCCTGACCTCTGGCAGATCTTCGACAACCCCCTG gactgGAAGGAGCAGTACATTCACGAGAACTACAGCCGCGCACTGGAAGGGGAGGGGTTCGTGGAACAG CCCTGCCCGGACGTGTACTGGTTCCCTCTGTTGTCTGAGCAAATGTGTGATGAGCTGGTGGAGGAAATGGAGCACTACGGCCAATGGTCAGGAGGCCGGCATGAg GACTCAAGGCTGGCTGGAGGCTACGAGAACGTGCCCACCGTGGACATCCACATGAAGCAGGTGGGCTATGAGGACCAGTGGCTGCAGCTGCTGAGGACGTACGTGGGGCCCATGACCGAGAGCCTGTTCCCAGGCTACCACACCAAG ACCCGGGCGGTGATGAACTTTGTGGTCCGCTACCGGCCAGACGAGCAGCCCTCTCTGCGGCCACATCACGACTCATCCACCTTCACCCTCAATGTCGCCCTCAACCACAAGGGCCTGGATTATGAG GGAGGTGGCTGCCGCTTCCTGCGCTACGACTGCGTGGTGTCATCCCCCCGGAAGGGCTGGGGGCTCCTGCACCCTGGCCGCCTCACCCACTACCACGAGGGGCTGCCCACCACTCGGGGCACTCGCTACATCATGGTGTCCTTTGTCGACCCCTGA